From Pusillibacter faecalis, one genomic window encodes:
- a CDS encoding recombinase family protein — protein sequence MKNRVCTLYRVSTDKQVDHNDKNQADIPMQRKACHAFCEKMGWVIVHEEQEEGVSGHKVRAENRDKLQIIKELAKQKKFDILLVFMFDRIGRIADETPFVVEWFVKNGIEVWSTQEGEQRFDSHTDKLTNYIRFWQADGESEKTSIRTKTALGQLVESGGFKGGLAPYGYDLVKSGRFNKRKHELYDLVVNETEAAVVRIIFDKYVHEGFGAQRIATYLNKQGYRARTGKMWHHASIRGIVCNLTYTGVLRCGESRSQELPHLQIISPELFEAAQHIRTSRANSAEQERHIPLNTRGNSLLAGNVYCGHCGSRLTLTTNGKAYPCKDDPNRVVKRVRYICYGKTRKQTDCDGQTGYTAHILDGIIDKLVRQIFERMKAIPKSEIVSARYQEKMEQRKSLLHSVRSEYVKAAADLETLKGEVIKTIRGESSFSKELLNSLIAEAETKCRELQENLEAAQAAYDEGQAVMASLNTQYNDIISWAEMYDTASIEAKKMIVSCLIKRVEVYRDYKLHIDFNIDFTQFCEGLDIVTIAA from the coding sequence ATGAAAAATCGAGTTTGTACATTATACCGTGTTTCTACCGACAAGCAGGTGGACCACAACGATAAAAACCAGGCCGACATTCCCATGCAGCGGAAAGCTTGCCATGCCTTTTGCGAAAAGATGGGCTGGGTGATTGTCCATGAGGAACAAGAGGAAGGCGTTTCCGGCCACAAGGTAAGAGCTGAAAACCGGGACAAGCTGCAAATCATCAAGGAACTGGCAAAGCAGAAGAAGTTTGATATTTTGCTGGTGTTTATGTTTGACCGTATCGGGCGTATCGCTGACGAAACGCCCTTTGTAGTAGAATGGTTTGTAAAGAACGGAATCGAGGTATGGAGTACCCAAGAGGGGGAGCAGCGCTTCGACAGCCACACGGACAAGCTCACAAACTATATCCGCTTTTGGCAGGCTGACGGCGAAAGCGAAAAGACTTCTATCCGTACCAAAACCGCATTGGGCCAGCTCGTTGAGAGTGGTGGCTTCAAAGGCGGCCTTGCTCCATACGGTTATGACCTTGTGAAAAGCGGGCGCTTCAACAAGCGCAAGCATGAACTTTATGATCTGGTCGTCAATGAAACCGAGGCCGCCGTGGTGCGTATCATCTTTGACAAGTATGTACATGAGGGTTTCGGCGCTCAACGGATTGCCACCTACTTGAACAAACAGGGCTACCGGGCCAGAACGGGCAAGATGTGGCACCACGCCAGCATCCGAGGTATTGTCTGCAATCTGACCTATACGGGCGTTCTGCGGTGCGGAGAAAGCCGTTCCCAAGAGCTGCCCCATCTGCAAATCATTTCGCCGGAGCTGTTTGAAGCCGCCCAACATATCCGCACTTCGCGGGCCAACAGCGCCGAGCAGGAACGCCATATCCCGCTGAATACCCGGGGTAACTCGCTTTTGGCCGGAAACGTGTATTGCGGGCATTGCGGGTCGAGGCTGACCCTCACCACCAACGGAAAGGCTTATCCCTGCAAGGATGACCCTAATCGGGTGGTGAAGCGTGTGCGGTATATCTGCTATGGCAAAACCCGCAAACAAACCGACTGTGACGGGCAGACGGGTTACACCGCCCATATTCTTGACGGTATCATTGATAAGCTGGTGCGCCAAATCTTTGAGCGCATGAAAGCAATTCCCAAAAGCGAGATTGTCAGTGCCCGTTACCAAGAGAAGATGGAGCAGCGGAAAAGCCTGCTCCATAGTGTTCGCTCCGAGTATGTCAAAGCTGCCGCAGACCTTGAAACGCTGAAAGGTGAAGTCATCAAGACCATCCGTGGAGAGAGTAGCTTTTCTAAAGAGCTGCTAAACTCTCTAATTGCCGAAGCCGAAACGAAATGCAGAGAGCTCCAAGAGAATTTGGAGGCAGCGCAAGCGGCCTATGACGAAGGACAAGCGGTGATGGCCTCGCTGAACACGCAATATAACGACATCATCTCATGGGCAGAAATGTATGACACAGCCAGCATAGAGGCAAAGAAAATGATCGTGAGCTGTTTGATAAAGCGGGTAGAGGTATACCGTGACTACAAGCTGCACATTGATTTCAACATTGACTTTACACAGTTCTGTGAAGGGCTGGACATTGTGACAATTGCCGCATAA
- a CDS encoding restriction endonuclease — MGAINPYREFVASISPTEFEELCLEILKGYAEAEHLSDFSIQHNVSIPADDGTYQIDVYARFIAMGVEFKVIAECKRYSSPVSREKVAVLADKVKSLGAHKGIMISTCGFQSGAYEYAKKHGIALLQVINRNVMHIMNAATPETEEQKQKLHLMLDWYNRMPKYYAKEYATMDFPDKTIYPSPKMLEAIRREFVLAHKDILPR, encoded by the coding sequence ATGGGGGCAATCAATCCTTATCGAGAATTCGTTGCGAGTATATCCCCAACGGAATTTGAAGAACTTTGCTTGGAAATATTGAAGGGCTATGCAGAAGCTGAGCATTTATCAGACTTCTCGATCCAGCATAATGTATCTATTCCTGCTGATGATGGTACATACCAAATAGATGTCTATGCAAGGTTTATTGCCATGGGCGTTGAGTTCAAAGTCATAGCAGAGTGCAAGAGATACTCTTCTCCCGTTTCTCGTGAGAAAGTTGCTGTGTTAGCCGATAAAGTAAAAAGCCTTGGTGCACATAAAGGAATTATGATCTCCACCTGTGGCTTTCAAAGTGGAGCGTATGAATACGCCAAGAAACATGGAATAGCACTTTTGCAAGTCATTAATAGAAATGTAATGCACATTATGAATGCCGCCACTCCAGAAACAGAAGAACAGAAGCAAAAACTCCACCTTATGTTGGACTGGTATAATCGAATGCCAAAATACTACGCCAAAGAGTATGCAACAATGGATTTTCCGGACAAAACAATTTATCCTTCTCCCAAAATGCTGGAAGCGATAAGGCGGGAATTTGTTTTAGCGCATAAAGATATACTACCAAGGTAA
- a CDS encoding DUF4368 domain-containing protein, which yields MTDKLRKYVLPNIPYVFIGWVFLKLGTAYRLAVGSDFAHKFIGLGQTVGAAFANFAPGLAPFDWLVGIVGAATFRLLIYFKSKDAKKYRRDEEYGSARWGSEKDIRPFVDPKFENNMILTATERLTMNTRPKNPANARNLNFCGIGSSGSGKTRFWLTPQLLQAHSSYVVVDPKGGVLGQVGSFLQKRVYKIKVFNSIDFSKSMHYNPLAYIKTEADILKFVNALISNTKGEGKEGDPFWTKAETLLYCALLGYIIFEGAEEDRNMNTLVDMISGMEVKEDDEDFLNAVDYMFKGLEQRKPNCFAVKQYKKYKLSSGVVCSKRLLNQAVGKSLRTHNLKPKKGAQVMRKNEKITALYERLSRDDFGKDDDQQRESNSISNQKAMLEEFAARQGFTNIVHFTDDGISGTCFDRPGFLAMMKEVEAGNVEYLCIKDMSRMGRDYLKVGQIMEILRQRGVRLIAINDGVDSARGDDDFTPFRNIMNEYYARDTSRKIRSTFQSKGKSGKHLTGTVIYGYLWNEARDQWLVDPEAAEVVKRIFAMTIDGYGPYQIASKLKEEKVLIPSAYLARHGEGVNKNKTFKDVYGWGSSTICNILEKREYLGHTINFKTRKHFKDKKSHYVPEDEWTIFENTHEAIIDQQTFDLVQKIRGNVRRYPDGWGEAAPLTGLLYCADCGGKMYVHRTNNGKRISQYTCSQYSKVPVGKLCTTQHRINEDVVLSLVSEMLKAIAEYAKHDRAEFVRVVQEAQSSQQTAEVKKQRIRLATAKQRVSELEVLLCKIYEDNILGKLSDSRYATLDAQYEKEQTELTAEISVLEKAIKSYEKHEKDADRFIALIDKYENFDKLTIAMLNEFIEKILVHERDRKGSIQTTQEVEIYFNFVGRFVPPAFGEVELTPEELEEIRKREERKDRLHQNYLKRKASGAQKRYEDKIKKRKKAEIEAKKAAIRAEDIAKGVFVPVSSLPQREPMKGVQTA from the coding sequence ATGACAGATAAGCTCCGTAAATATGTGCTGCCAAACATTCCCTATGTGTTCATCGGCTGGGTGTTCCTCAAGCTGGGGACGGCCTACCGTCTGGCGGTGGGCAGCGATTTCGCACATAAATTCATCGGGCTGGGTCAGACTGTCGGAGCGGCTTTTGCCAACTTCGCCCCCGGCCTTGCTCCCTTTGACTGGCTGGTGGGCATTGTGGGTGCGGCGACGTTCCGCCTGCTGATCTACTTCAAAAGCAAGGACGCCAAGAAATACCGGCGTGATGAAGAGTACGGTTCAGCCCGTTGGGGATCTGAAAAAGATATACGCCCTTTTGTCGATCCCAAGTTTGAAAACAATATGATCTTGACCGCCACAGAACGGCTCACCATGAACACCCGTCCGAAAAATCCCGCCAACGCCCGCAACCTCAATTTCTGCGGCATCGGCTCGTCCGGCTCCGGCAAGACCCGCTTTTGGCTCACGCCCCAACTCCTGCAAGCACATTCTTCCTATGTGGTGGTAGACCCCAAGGGCGGTGTGCTGGGGCAGGTCGGCTCGTTTTTGCAAAAGCGGGTCTACAAAATTAAGGTGTTCAACAGCATTGATTTTTCAAAATCCATGCACTATAACCCGCTGGCGTATATCAAGACCGAGGCGGACATTCTGAAGTTTGTCAACGCCCTCATTTCCAACACCAAGGGCGAGGGTAAGGAGGGCGATCCGTTCTGGACAAAGGCGGAAACGCTTTTGTACTGCGCTCTGCTGGGCTACATCATTTTTGAGGGAGCCGAGGAGGATCGCAACATGAATACGCTGGTGGACATGATCTCCGGCATGGAGGTCAAGGAGGATGACGAGGACTTTCTCAACGCCGTGGACTATATGTTCAAGGGGCTGGAACAACGCAAGCCGAATTGCTTTGCGGTGAAGCAGTATAAAAAATACAAGCTCAGCAGCGGTGTTGTATGCTCTAAAAGACTTCTTAATCAAGCGGTTGGGAAGTCTCTTAGAACACACAACCTAAAACCGAAGAAAGGAGCGCAAGTTATGAGAAAAAATGAGAAAATCACAGCTCTGTACGAACGACTGAGCCGTGATGACTTTGGCAAAGATGATGACCAACAGCGTGAGAGCAATTCCATATCCAATCAAAAGGCAATGTTGGAGGAGTTCGCCGCACGGCAGGGCTTTACAAACATTGTCCATTTCACGGACGATGGCATTAGTGGTACTTGCTTTGACCGTCCCGGATTTTTAGCAATGATGAAAGAAGTGGAAGCCGGGAATGTGGAGTATTTGTGCATCAAGGACATGAGCCGCATGGGTCGTGACTATCTGAAAGTCGGTCAGATTATGGAAATCCTGCGTCAGCGTGGCGTTCGCCTTATCGCCATCAATGACGGCGTGGACAGTGCCAGAGGGGACGATGATTTTACCCCTTTCCGCAACATTATGAACGAATACTACGCCAGAGACACCAGCCGTAAAATCCGTTCCACTTTCCAGTCCAAAGGCAAGTCCGGCAAGCACCTCACAGGCACGGTCATTTACGGCTATCTTTGGAACGAAGCCAGAGACCAATGGTTGGTTGACCCCGAAGCCGCCGAGGTGGTCAAGCGCATCTTTGCCATGACGATTGACGGCTACGGTCCGTATCAGATCGCCAGCAAGCTGAAAGAAGAAAAAGTCCTCATTCCGTCCGCTTACCTTGCCCGGCACGGCGAGGGCGTGAACAAAAATAAGACCTTCAAAGATGTGTACGGCTGGGGTTCTTCCACCATCTGCAACATTCTTGAAAAGCGTGAATATCTGGGACACACCATCAACTTCAAGACCCGAAAGCACTTCAAGGACAAGAAAAGCCATTATGTCCCGGAGGACGAATGGACAATTTTCGAGAATACCCATGAAGCTATCATTGACCAGCAGACCTTTGACCTTGTGCAGAAAATCCGTGGGAATGTCAGACGCTACCCGGACGGCTGGGGCGAAGCAGCTCCCCTCACAGGCTTGCTTTATTGTGCCGATTGCGGCGGCAAGATGTATGTCCACCGTACCAACAACGGCAAGCGTATTTCTCAATATACCTGTTCCCAATACAGCAAAGTCCCAGTTGGAAAGCTCTGCACGACACAGCACCGTATCAATGAAGATGTGGTACTGTCCCTTGTTTCCGAAATGCTCAAAGCTATTGCCGAGTATGCGAAGCATGACAGAGCCGAGTTTGTCCGAGTGGTGCAGGAAGCGCAGTCCAGCCAGCAGACGGCAGAGGTCAAGAAACAGCGGATACGCCTTGCCACCGCAAAGCAGAGAGTTTCCGAGCTGGAAGTCCTGCTCTGCAAAATCTATGAGGACAACATTTTAGGAAAGCTGTCTGACAGCAGATATGCCACTCTGGACGCTCAATATGAAAAGGAGCAGACCGAGCTTACCGCTGAAATCTCTGTTCTGGAAAAGGCTATCAAGAGCTACGAGAAGCACGAAAAGGACGCTGACCGTTTTATCGCTCTGATTGACAAGTATGAGAACTTCGACAAGCTGACGATTGCCATGCTCAATGAGTTTATTGAGAAAATCCTTGTGCATGAGCGTGACCGCAAGGGCAGTATTCAGACCACACAGGAGGTCGAGATTTACTTCAATTTCGTGGGTCGTTTCGTTCCCCCTGCGTTTGGCGAAGTGGAGCTTACCCCGGAGGAATTAGAGGAAATCCGCAAGCGTGAGGAACGCAAGGACAGGCTCCACCAGAACTACTTGAAGCGGAAAGCCAGCGGAGCACAGAAGCGATACGAGGACAAAATCAAAAAGCGGAAAAAGGCAGAAATCGAAGCCAAGAAAGCCGCCATTCGTGCGGAGGACATTGCAAAGGGCGTGTTCGTCCCTGTCAGCAGTTTACCGCAGAGAGAGCCGATGAAAGGAGTACAAACAGCATGA
- a CDS encoding antirestriction protein ArdA produces the protein MTVFEAYITNLGKYAEGQLVGETLKFPATTEEVQSLLKNIGVDGVRYEEFFITAFDGDVMGLYDYLTEYENLDELNHLAHLISELDSDEIETLEAALNKGDHTSSVADIINLVHNLDCYSLHPGVTDDETLGRIYVEDMELLDVPDNVLPYFDFEAYGRDMRINEGGHFAPTGYLTRSGDFKEVYHGIEDIPAEHRIFAYPKLNIREQMAAYKEVIDRSSLEGERLHPRKEHDDR, from the coding sequence ATGACGGTATTTGAAGCCTACATCACCAACCTCGGCAAATACGCCGAGGGGCAGCTTGTGGGCGAAACGCTGAAATTTCCGGCTACCACGGAGGAGGTGCAATCGCTTCTAAAGAACATCGGCGTGGACGGTGTGCGGTATGAGGAATTTTTCATCACCGCCTTTGACGGCGATGTGATGGGCTTATACGATTATCTCACCGAGTATGAAAACTTGGACGAGCTGAACCATCTGGCGCATCTCATTTCCGAGCTGGACAGCGACGAGATCGAAACGCTGGAGGCTGCGCTCAACAAGGGCGACCATACTTCCAGCGTGGCGGACATCATCAACCTCGTTCACAATCTGGACTGCTATTCCCTGCACCCCGGCGTGACCGACGATGAAACGCTGGGGCGCATCTATGTGGAGGACATGGAACTACTGGATGTGCCGGACAATGTGCTGCCCTACTTCGATTTTGAAGCCTATGGGCGGGACATGCGGATCAACGAGGGCGGCCACTTTGCCCCCACGGGCTATCTGACCCGCAGCGGCGATTTCAAGGAGGTGTACCACGGGATCGAGGACATTCCCGCCGAACACCGTATTTTTGCGTACCCCAAGTTGAATATCCGGGAGCAGATGGCGGCCTACAAGGAGGTCATAGACCGTTCCTCTTTAGAGGGCGAGCGCCTGCACCCGAGAAAGGAGCATGATGACCGCTGA
- a CDS encoding DNA cytosine methyltransferase — MTALRLGSLFDGIGVFPLAAVRCGIEPIWASEIEKAPISITKRHFPDMAHLGDVTKLDGRELPPVHIITFGSPCQNLSQIGNRKGLAGEKSSLFFQAIRIIREMREATNGLFPAIAVWENVMGAFSSNNRMDFRAVLSAFTDTDVPMPASGRWAGAGMVRGRTPDLCWRLMDAQHWASPRLARRQRIFLVADFGGRRSHEILFKPRTMQSLPALGGGRGLPAACGDRGSFIEAGRRIPVTQPFQCFRMRASAKERTETAFRNSFGLPTDPFPTLLAGGISPFAFWYEDDPAGGCVRFPTETECERLMGLPEGWTRYGADGEEILSSHRYRALGNAIALPCAEYIMAGIAEALTKGGANDGI, encoded by the coding sequence ATGACAGCGCTCCGGCTGGGGAGCCTGTTCGACGGGATCGGCGTATTCCCGCTGGCGGCGGTGCGCTGCGGCATTGAGCCGATATGGGCAAGCGAGATCGAAAAAGCCCCTATCTCCATCACCAAGCGCCACTTTCCCGATATGGCGCATTTGGGGGATGTGACAAAGCTGGACGGGCGGGAACTCCCGCCCGTCCATATCATCACCTTTGGCTCACCGTGTCAAAATCTCTCGCAGATCGGCAACCGCAAGGGACTTGCGGGAGAAAAATCCAGTCTGTTTTTTCAAGCCATCCGCATTATCCGTGAAATGAGGGAGGCGACAAATGGTCTATTTCCAGCAATCGCTGTTTGGGAAAATGTCATGGGAGCGTTTTCATCAAATAACAGGATGGATTTTAGAGCCGTCCTATCCGCTTTCACAGACACCGATGTTCCAATGCCTGCTTCTGGAAGATGGGCAGGAGCCGGAATGGTGCGAGGGCGAACGCCTGACCTCTGCTGGCGGCTCATGGACGCCCAGCATTGGGCAAGCCCCCGGCTGGCACGACGGCAGCGCATCTTTCTTGTGGCAGACTTTGGAGGACGGCGTTCCCACGAAATACTTTTTAAGCCCCGCACAATGCAGTCACTTCCTGCACTTGGCGGAGGTCGCGGGCTGCCCGCCGCCTGCGGAGATCGAGGCTCTTTTATTGAAGCAGGGCGGCGCATACCAGTCACCCAACCCTTTCAATGCTTTCGTATGCGGGCATCCGCCAAGGAGCGGACGGAAACAGCGTTCCGAAACAGCTTCGGACTGCCAACTGACCCTTTTCCCACTCTGTTAGCGGGCGGCATTTCGCCCTTTGCCTTTTGGTATGAGGACGATCCCGCCGGGGGCTGCGTCCGCTTTCCCACGGAAACGGAATGTGAGCGGCTGATGGGGCTGCCGGAGGGCTGGACAAGGTACGGTGCGGACGGCGAGGAAATCCTATCCTCCCACCGTTACCGGGCGTTGGGAAACGCCATCGCGCTGCCCTGTGCCGAGTACATCATGGCGGGGATTGCGGAGGCGCTGACAAAAGGAGGTGCAAATGACGGTATTTGA
- a CDS encoding LA2681 family HEPN domain-containing protein, giving the protein MPNYKEKIAEFENNFSTVIDKSVRDLSMAFDNLYLDKNAKEIPPTIKLAEALLSGEHNISTKMQIHYDIANAYHDLRMIEGVYSERYLEKELYHLRCALDMYETNYYDADSDSAEVKVAQYIAMRSYTNLGNAYRALGRHIVAIDCFQDALLISNDFAMASLNLSFLLFRCAPLQIKRYEQSYYHHACYYYYKQTERCKINLEDQDYLEGLKSNISLFDSAYVENYLNKPLELPLFEVDNQDEADYRNYLLLFRLFLDPCLEILSDHCFAVDSINLPFEAPYSDREKEFIGLFNQIKQEYNWARLLWYKTSTEEANEHYSDRELDLVDTGDSSDHSLRESMLRTAFKAAYSLFDRIGFFINQYFEVGLTDTKVSFKNIWKEQLIDGNGQVYFTIPKPIMNTHSDNPLVKAMYWLQKDFYERKEINVTTPHAERIFQMRNDIEHNCLRTGTQSHNTSFTKYTTEGKIENNTFRLLKLARELIIYLCLAVNFDREKDKRASMEE; this is encoded by the coding sequence ATGCCAAACTACAAAGAGAAAATAGCTGAATTTGAGAACAATTTTTCTACTGTCATAGATAAATCCGTTAGAGACTTGTCTATGGCCTTTGACAATTTATACCTCGACAAGAATGCTAAGGAAATTCCGCCCACTATCAAGTTAGCGGAAGCCTTGCTGTCTGGCGAGCATAATATATCGACCAAAATGCAGATTCATTATGACATTGCGAATGCATATCACGATCTCCGCATGATTGAAGGAGTATATAGCGAGCGTTACCTTGAAAAAGAATTATACCATTTGCGCTGCGCCTTAGATATGTATGAAACCAATTATTATGATGCAGACAGCGACAGTGCTGAAGTAAAAGTAGCTCAGTATATTGCCATGCGGTCATACACAAATCTCGGAAACGCTTATCGAGCATTAGGTCGCCATATTGTGGCAATAGACTGTTTTCAAGACGCTTTGCTGATTAGCAATGATTTTGCGATGGCAAGTCTCAATCTATCGTTTTTGCTGTTTAGGTGTGCACCGTTGCAAATCAAACGTTATGAGCAGAGCTACTATCATCATGCCTGCTATTACTATTATAAGCAAACAGAACGTTGCAAGATAAACCTAGAAGATCAAGATTATTTGGAAGGTTTGAAATCCAATATTTCTTTGTTCGATTCTGCATATGTTGAGAACTATTTGAACAAACCACTAGAACTTCCACTATTTGAAGTAGACAACCAAGATGAAGCCGATTATCGAAACTATTTGCTTTTATTCCGGCTTTTCTTAGACCCGTGTTTGGAAATATTATCTGATCACTGCTTTGCAGTTGATAGCATCAATCTTCCCTTTGAAGCGCCATATAGTGACAGAGAAAAAGAATTCATTGGCCTGTTTAACCAAATCAAGCAAGAATATAATTGGGCCAGACTCTTATGGTATAAGACATCAACGGAAGAAGCAAACGAGCATTATTCGGATCGGGAATTGGATTTAGTTGATACGGGGGATTCTTCAGATCATTCTTTAAGAGAAAGTATGTTACGAACTGCCTTTAAGGCAGCATACTCTCTATTTGATAGGATTGGATTTTTCATCAACCAGTATTTTGAAGTGGGGCTTACAGATACAAAAGTAAGTTTCAAAAATATATGGAAAGAACAGCTGATTGATGGAAATGGACAAGTGTATTTCACAATTCCCAAGCCTATCATGAATACTCATTCGGATAACCCTCTGGTTAAAGCAATGTATTGGCTCCAAAAAGATTTCTACGAAAGAAAAGAAATTAATGTTACTACCCCTCACGCAGAACGAATCTTCCAGATGAGAAACGACATAGAGCATAATTGTCTACGCACTGGAACGCAATCGCATAATACATCTTTTACAAAATATACTACCGAGGGAAAAATTGAAAATAATACATTCCGTCTCTTAAAGTTGGCAAGGGAGTTGATAATATACCTTTGCCTTGCAGTAAATTTTGATAGAGAAAAAGATAAAAGAGCATCCATGGAGGAGTAA
- a CDS encoding RNA polymerase sigma factor, translating into MAIINLRDYYPFYTSDCFMEVSDEVAEMFKEFDRKEAAYRLRTYRHKAYYSLDRDDGLEHEAVFVALSPHELYERKVTMQELHAAIASLPDKQAKRIYAHFILGMTKQDIARAEGVHEKVVRVAIERGLRHLEKILKKSL; encoded by the coding sequence ATGGCTATTATCAATCTGCGGGACTACTACCCGTTTTATACATCGGATTGCTTCATGGAAGTATCGGACGAAGTTGCTGAAATGTTCAAAGAATTTGACCGCAAGGAGGCTGCCTACCGGCTGCGTACATATCGCCATAAAGCCTACTATTCCCTTGATCGGGATGATGGGCTGGAGCATGAGGCTGTCTTTGTCGCACTTTCGCCCCATGAGCTGTACGAACGGAAAGTTACCATGCAGGAGCTTCACGCTGCTATTGCCAGCTTGCCAGACAAACAGGCAAAACGGATTTACGCCCACTTCATTCTTGGCATGACGAAACAGGATATTGCCCGAGCAGAAGGGGTGCATGAGAAAGTTGTCCGTGTGGCAATCGAGCGCGGTCTGCGGCACTTGGAAAAGATTTTGAAAAAATCTTTGTGA
- a CDS encoding ParB/RepB/Spo0J family partition protein: protein MADDKKNIPEAAPPAEAPAPTVENAAVLEPPAPEPALTDAEEVMLEHEGQAALFEMGEAVPDPADAVIHAEMDEPAAPDTPKAEKEQGQPPTPGKDDPVPAHSGEVVDFAAARDEAAKEEKKAAKQRPPTEKDKAAKSGKGRPPKDGKAAPDKAKPSKPRDKKSQSKPAPEKPAVDKGGAPTGAEVTPEPSASRDATRAKKEEIVYLNLSDLHPFKNHPFGVRDDAEMQGLVESVKAAGVNQPALVRPREDGGYEIIAGHRRQRASELAGFANMPCIVRSMTDDEAILAMTDDNLRHRERILPTEKAQSLKMQVEAIKHQGSRPGEEDKDAGKRSTQVVGDRNGMNYKQVQRYIRLTELVPDLQAMVDEKKLAFTPAVEISFIRPKHQKYIAVSIEGQQSSPSLSQAQKMRELDKDGKLNGDVIDGILSQEKKEVDKVIINSAELEKYFGKDKSPREMKDKIISLLDDWKAKQPPELGKPEKKTDLEK from the coding sequence ATGGCAGATGATAAGAAAAACATTCCCGAGGCAGCTCCGCCCGCCGAGGCTCCCGCTCCTACGGTGGAAAATGCCGCCGTGCTGGAGCCGCCCGCTCCCGAGCCTGCGCTGACCGACGCAGAGGAGGTCATGCTGGAACATGAGGGGCAGGCGGCGCTCTTTGAAATGGGCGAGGCCGTGCCTGACCCCGCTGACGCTGTTATCCACGCCGAGATGGATGAGCCTGCCGCTCCCGATACCCCCAAGGCTGAAAAGGAACAGGGGCAGCCGCCTACTCCCGGCAAGGACGATCCCGTCCCGGCACATTCCGGCGAGGTGGTAGATTTTGCCGCCGCCCGTGACGAGGCGGCCAAGGAGGAGAAAAAGGCAGCCAAGCAGAGGCCACCCACGGAAAAGGACAAGGCTGCCAAATCCGGCAAGGGGCGTCCGCCCAAGGATGGCAAGGCCGCTCCCGATAAGGCAAAGCCGTCCAAACCTCGGGACAAAAAGTCCCAAAGCAAGCCCGCCCCGGAGAAGCCTGCCGTGGATAAGGGCGGTGCTCCCACTGGTGCGGAGGTCACGCCGGAGCCGTCTGCGTCCCGTGACGCCACCCGTGCTAAAAAAGAGGAGATCGTTTATCTCAACCTGTCTGATCTGCACCCGTTCAAAAATCATCCCTTTGGTGTCCGGGACGATGCGGAGATGCAGGGGCTTGTGGAGTCGGTCAAGGCGGCAGGTGTCAATCAGCCTGCGCTGGTGCGTCCCCGTGAGGATGGCGGCTATGAGATCATCGCAGGCCACCGCCGCCAGCGGGCAAGCGAGCTTGCTGGATTTGCGAATATGCCGTGTATCGTCCGCAGCATGACGGACGATGAAGCCATCCTCGCTATGACGGATGACAACCTCCGCCACCGTGAGCGTATTTTGCCCACGGAAAAGGCGCAGTCGCTCAAAATGCAGGTGGAGGCCATCAAGCACCAAGGCTCTCGACCCGGCGAAGAGGACAAAGACGCCGGAAAACGCTCCACGCAGGTCGTGGGAGATCGCAACGGCATGAACTACAAGCAGGTACAGCGGTATATCCGTCTGACCGAGCTTGTGCCGGACTTGCAGGCAATGGTAGACGAGAAAAAGCTGGCATTTACCCCGGCGGTAGAGATCTCATTCATCCGTCCGAAGCATCAGAAATATATCGCCGTATCCATCGAGGGGCAGCAGTCCTCGCCCTCGCTGTCGCAGGCACAGAAAATGCGGGAGCTGGACAAGGACGGCAAGCTCAACGGTGATGTGATCGACGGTATTCTGTCACAGGAGAAAAAGGAGGTAGACAAGGTGATCATCAATAGTGCGGAACTGGAAAAGTATTTCGGCAAGGACAAGTCCCCGAGGGAAATGAAAGACAAGATCATTTCCCTGCTGGATGACTGGAAGGCCAAGCAGCCGCCCGAGCTGGGCAAGCCCGAAAAGAAAACGGATCTTGAAAAGTGA
- a CDS encoding PcfB family protein, with protein MKASKLTARGLAYVVRAVGRKIAKAHRAKQTPHGKQTVKKLMAHGTSTSSLELSGDTKLFDRVARKWNVDYAFYQTEPGKYLLFFKSGQADAMTACFSEYSRKVLDKAKSRQPTIPEQMKQAEQQLAKEKPPKEHIKEVSHDR; from the coding sequence GTGAAGGCGTCAAAGCTGACCGCCCGGGGGCTTGCCTATGTTGTCCGGGCGGTGGGGCGCAAGATCGCCAAGGCACACCGGGCAAAGCAGACGCCCCACGGCAAGCAAACCGTGAAAAAACTCATGGCGCACGGCACATCCACCAGCAGCCTTGAACTGTCCGGGGATACCAAGCTCTTTGACCGGGTGGCCCGGAAATGGAATGTGGACTATGCTTTTTATCAGACTGAACCGGGGAAATACCTGCTGTTCTTCAAGTCCGGGCAGGCGGACGCTATGACCGCCTGCTTTTCGGAATATTCCCGCAAGGTGCTGGATAAGGCCAAGTCCCGCCAGCCCACGATCCCCGAACAGATGAAGCAGGCGGAACAGCAGCTTGCCAAGGAAAAGCCGCCCAAGGAGCACATCAAGGAGGTGTCGCATGACAGATAA